One genomic window of [Clostridium] scindens ATCC 35704 includes the following:
- a CDS encoding Imm26 family immunity protein, with product MIIDDLTNNIIANRWKARCKNLPIDVKEKLDTFEKSDYQLQIIKRKRKYPSVGDIFQVNPRENIFFNGLVVNTHVNNLNGDDLLVILIFHNKTDIKDCVKKGIKEKDLFIPPQIVGKEYWTRGYFFNIDRLEEMMDISNYGFYRIGYRKFVDEYGNDLNYEPELLGTFGVSTINGIALQITQELIIRRII from the coding sequence ATGATAATAGATGACCTAACCAATAATATTATTGCTAATCGCTGGAAAGCACGGTGTAAGAATCTTCCAATTGACGTAAAAGAGAAATTAGATACTTTTGAAAAATCAGATTATCAGTTGCAAATTATAAAAAGAAAACGAAAGTATCCGTCAGTTGGAGATATATTCCAAGTGAATCCGAGAGAAAATATTTTTTTTAACGGTCTAGTTGTAAATACACATGTTAACAATCTTAACGGTGATGATTTATTAGTAATTCTGATTTTTCATAATAAAACTGACATAAAAGACTGTGTAAAAAAAGGAATAAAAGAGAAAGATTTGTTTATTCCCCCTCAAATTGTAGGTAAAGAATATTGGACAAGAGGTTATTTTTTTAATATTGATCGGTTGGAGGAAATGATGGATATTAGTAATTATGGCTTTTATAGGATTGGATACAGAAAGTTCGTAGATGAATATGGAAATGATCTTAACTATGAGCCAGAATTATTAGGAACTTTTGGGGTATCAACAATCAACGGAATTGCTTTGCAGATTACACAGGAATTAATCATAAGAAGAATTATATAG
- a CDS encoding DUF6664 family protein, with protein MSDEFRFETFVDAHSNIFREYLSSVIARLPESNEDYRAIQEQMKAIFQQYPKVLEAVDTETAAELSQQECAALIKVMELRNNLTDIEMQTVYFRGCYDGVGYLKKAGIL; from the coding sequence GTGTCTGACGAGTTCAGATTTGAAACCTTTGTAGATGCCCACAGCAATATCTTTCGTGAATATCTAAGCTCCGTGATTGCAAGACTGCCGGAAAGCAATGAGGACTACCGTGCCATTCAGGAACAGATGAAAGCGATATTTCAACAATATCCCAAAGTGCTGGAGGCTGTTGATACCGAAACCGCAGCGGAATTATCCCAGCAGGAATGTGCGGCTCTGATCAAGGTTATGGAGCTTAGAAACAATCTTACAGATATTGAAATGCAGACGGTTTACTTCCGTGGCTGTTATGATGGCGTTGGGTATCTGAAAAAAGCAGGAATTTTATAA
- a CDS encoding DUF2185 domain-containing protein encodes MGLFNKKKSDFIKIKIEDLIEWNEPNGNGCVVSDRITKEGFKVGYMYREQPDEQNPDSGWRFLAGNEDDEYMANSNNHHIFAINTICNYDKDIIPFLHSKTGSCYIRVDSNNFELDDGTKSICVEKRKR; translated from the coding sequence ATGGGTTTGTTCAATAAGAAAAAAAGCGATTTTATTAAAATAAAGATTGAAGATTTAATTGAATGGAATGAGCCTAACGGAAATGGTTGTGTGGTATCTGATAGAATAACAAAAGAGGGATTTAAGGTTGGGTATATGTATAGGGAGCAACCGGATGAACAGAACCCTGATAGTGGTTGGAGATTTTTGGCAGGTAACGAAGATGATGAATATATGGCTAATTCTAATAATCATCATATCTTTGCAATCAATACCATTTGTAATTACGACAAAGATATAATTCCTTTTCTTCATTCTAAGACTGGAAGTTGTTATATACGAGTTGATAGTAATAACTTTGAGTTAGATGACGGCACAAAATCAATATGTGTTGAAAAACGAAAGAGATAA
- a CDS encoding DUF6664 family protein encodes MRNRPKENAQAGRDNQISTFVKLFFERYIFDEYDTDFFDYLSKTNTGCHSETRYKELSEKIKTLYKQYPNVRKVLDVDSPCELSAEECNALNEVLKCKNEIANLELKEVYFKGCIDCVSYLKKLSIL; translated from the coding sequence GTGAGGAACCGCCCGAAAGAAAATGCGCAAGCCGGGAGAGATAATCAGATTTCCACATTTGTGAAGCTCTTTTTTGAGAGGTATATTTTTGATGAATACGATACTGACTTTTTCGATTATCTCAGTAAAACAAACACAGGTTGTCATTCCGAAACGAGGTATAAAGAGCTGTCGGAAAAGATAAAAACGCTCTATAAACAATATCCTAATGTGCGGAAAGTCCTTGATGTAGATAGCCCCTGCGAGCTGTCTGCGGAAGAATGTAACGCTTTGAATGAAGTGCTGAAATGCAAAAACGAAATAGCAAACTTAGAGCTGAAAGAGGTTTATTTCAAAGGCTGTATTGATTGCGTCAGCTACCTTAAAAAGCTAAGTATTCTATAA
- a CDS encoding DUF6017 domain-containing protein gives MAVFRVERNKGYTVMSNHHLRNKELSLKAKGLLSQMLSLPEDWDYTLKGLSLINREKIDAIREAIKELERAGYIVRSRERDEKGRLRGADYVIFEQPQPPTPDLPTLENPTLDNPTQEKPTLEKPTLENPTQLNKDIQRTDLPKKEKIITDEQSTHSIPILSPNPSPCREAATPPERKGTEATAQSAVDIYREIIKDNIDYHILKQDMKFDSDRLDEIVDLMLETVCTARKRVRIAGDDYPAELVKSKFMKLDGEHIRFVLDCMRENTTKIRNIKQYLKAALFNAPSTIGNYYTSLVAHDMASGALSPKKPQYGDPDYYSFKPGESL, from the coding sequence ATGGCAGTTTTCAGAGTGGAACGGAACAAGGGCTACACCGTAATGAGCAACCACCACCTACGCAACAAGGAGCTTTCCCTAAAGGCAAAGGGGCTGTTGTCGCAAATGCTGTCACTCCCCGAAGATTGGGACTACACCTTGAAAGGCTTATCCCTTATCAACCGGGAGAAGATAGACGCTATCCGCGAAGCCATTAAGGAGCTTGAACGCGCCGGGTATATCGTCCGTTCAAGGGAGCGCGACGAGAAAGGACGCTTGCGTGGCGCAGACTATGTGATATTCGAGCAGCCGCAGCCGCCTACGCCGGATTTACCTACATTGGAAAATCCAACATTGGATAATCCAACGCAGGAAAAACCAACATTGGAAAAACCTACGTTGGAAAATCCAACGCAATTAAATAAAGATATACAAAGAACTGACTTACCAAAAAAAGAAAAAATAATTACTGATGAACAAAGTACCCATTCCATTCCTATCCTTTCCCCTAACCCCTCTCCTTGCAGAGAAGCGGCTACGCCGCCGGAACGGAAAGGAACGGAAGCGACAGCACAGAGCGCAGTTGATATATACCGGGAAATCATCAAGGACAATATCGACTACCACATTCTCAAACAGGACATGAAGTTTGACAGTGACAGGCTTGACGAGATTGTAGACCTCATGCTTGAAACGGTATGCACCGCCAGAAAGCGGGTACGGATTGCGGGGGACGACTACCCGGCAGAGCTTGTGAAATCTAAGTTTATGAAACTGGACGGCGAGCATATCCGCTTTGTGCTTGACTGTATGCGGGAGAACACAACGAAAATCCGCAACATCAAGCAATATCTGAAAGCAGCCCTTTTCAACGCCCCGTCCACTATCGGCAATTATTACACTTCCCTTGTCGCCCATGACATGGCAAGCGGCGCACTGTCACCGAAGAAGCCGCAGTACGGCGACCCGGACTATTATTCATTCAAACCGGGCGAAAGCCTGTAA
- a CDS encoding DUF5348 domain-containing protein translates to MAQKMTGALVFDERTDRYDIRFDLNSYYGGLHCGECFDVFVRGKWKPTRIEYGDNWYLVGIRAEDLNGLRVRI, encoded by the coding sequence ATGGCACAGAAAATGACAGGAGCATTGGTATTTGACGAGCGCACCGACCGTTACGACATCCGCTTTGACTTAAACAGCTACTACGGGGGCTTGCATTGCGGCGAGTGCTTTGACGTATTCGTGCGGGGCAAGTGGAAGCCGACCCGGATTGAGTACGGCGACAACTGGTATCTTGTGGGTATCAGAGCCGAGGACTTGAACGGGCTGCGGGTGCGTATCTGA
- a CDS encoding PcfB family protein, which produces MQDEVNEKTIALYIKTGKLTAQTLQKAMKAILSKGKKQLSKPPQGKQSLKQLMKQNAGVSNIEITEGNIKAFESTAKKYGIDFALKKDATESPPRYLVFFKGRDADVLTAAFKEFSAKKLTQEKKPSIRKLLSTLKEAAQGKNAERAKVKNKDREVSL; this is translated from the coding sequence TTGCAGGACGAAGTAAACGAAAAGACCATAGCCCTTTACATCAAGACCGGGAAGCTGACCGCGCAGACGCTCCAAAAGGCAATGAAAGCCATACTGTCAAAGGGAAAAAAGCAGCTTTCCAAACCGCCACAGGGCAAGCAGAGCTTAAAGCAGCTTATGAAGCAGAACGCGGGCGTTTCCAACATTGAGATTACCGAGGGCAATATCAAAGCCTTTGAGAGTACGGCGAAAAAGTACGGTATCGACTTTGCGCTGAAAAAGGACGCGACGGAAAGCCCGCCCCGCTATCTGGTTTTCTTCAAGGGGCGGGACGCGGACGTGCTGACCGCAGCCTTTAAGGAATTTTCCGCAAAAAAGCTGACACAGGAGAAAAAGCCCTCAATCCGAAAGCTGCTCTCTACCCTCAAAGAAGCTGCACAGGGCAAGAACGCGGAACGGGCAAAGGTCAAGAACAAAGACAGGGAGGTATCGCTATGA
- a CDS encoding VirD4-like conjugal transfer protein, CD1115 family encodes MKPEIKKLLILNLPYLLFVWLFDKVGAAVRLSPGADASAKLLHLGDGFTAAFSSIAPSFHPIDLLIGIAGAVIVRLIIYTKGKNAKKYRRGTEYGSARWGGTDDIKPYTDPVFENNIPLTQTERLTMNSRPKQPKYARNKNILVIGGSGSGKTRFFVKPSLMQCTSKDFPTSYIVTDPKGTLILETGKMLQRYKYRIKVLNTINFKKSMKYNPFAYLRSEKDILKLVNTIIANTKGDGEKSGEDFWVKAEKLYYTALIGYIWYEAPEDEKNFTTLLEMINASEAREDDEDFQNPVDLMFERLEEKDPEHFAVKQYRKYKLAAGKTAKSILISCGARLAPFDIKELRELMETDEMELDTIGDRKTALFVIISDTDDTFNFVVSILYTQLFNLLCDKADDEYGGRLPVHVRCLLDEFANIGQIPKFEKLIATIRSREISASIILQSQSQLKAIYKDNADTIVGNCDTTLFLGGKEKTTLKEISEILGKETIDSFNTSETRGRELSHGLNYQKLGKQLMTEDEIAVMDGGKCILQLRGVRPFFSDKFDITKHPKYKYLSDADPKNAFDMEKHLKRRPAIVKPDEVFDYYEIDAADLQEDADHEET; translated from the coding sequence ATGAAGCCGGAAATCAAGAAGCTGCTTATCTTAAATCTCCCGTATCTGCTCTTTGTCTGGCTCTTTGATAAAGTGGGCGCGGCTGTCCGGCTCTCCCCCGGCGCGGACGCGAGCGCAAAGCTGCTACATCTTGGGGACGGTTTTACCGCCGCCTTTTCCAGTATCGCGCCGAGCTTCCACCCGATAGATTTACTTATCGGCATTGCGGGGGCGGTCATTGTCCGGCTGATTATCTACACCAAAGGCAAGAACGCGAAGAAATACCGCCGCGGGACAGAATACGGTTCGGCGCGTTGGGGCGGGACTGACGACATAAAGCCGTACACCGACCCGGTATTTGAGAACAATATCCCGCTTACGCAGACGGAACGGCTCACCATGAACAGCCGCCCGAAGCAGCCGAAATACGCAAGAAACAAAAATATCCTTGTAATCGGCGGTTCCGGCAGCGGCAAGACCCGGTTCTTTGTGAAACCGTCGCTCATGCAATGTACGTCAAAGGATTTTCCAACGTCGTATATCGTCACTGACCCGAAAGGAACACTGATTTTGGAAACCGGGAAAATGTTACAGCGGTACAAATACCGTATCAAAGTGCTAAATACGATTAACTTCAAAAAATCCATGAAATACAATCCCTTTGCCTATCTGCGGAGCGAAAAGGACATTTTGAAGTTAGTCAATACCATTATCGCCAACACCAAAGGCGACGGGGAAAAATCCGGCGAGGATTTCTGGGTGAAAGCGGAAAAGCTCTACTACACCGCGCTAATCGGCTACATCTGGTATGAAGCCCCGGAGGACGAGAAGAACTTCACGACGCTGCTTGAGATGATAAATGCGTCGGAAGCCCGCGAGGACGACGAGGATTTCCAGAACCCGGTTGACCTCATGTTTGAACGTCTGGAAGAAAAAGACCCGGAGCATTTCGCTGTCAAGCAGTACCGCAAATATAAACTTGCGGCGGGCAAGACCGCAAAAAGCATACTTATCTCATGCGGCGCGAGGTTAGCCCCATTCGACATTAAGGAGCTGCGGGAGCTTATGGAAACCGACGAAATGGAGCTTGACACCATAGGCGACAGAAAGACCGCCCTTTTCGTCATCATCAGCGACACCGACGACACTTTTAACTTTGTCGTTTCAATCCTTTACACACAGCTATTCAACTTGCTTTGTGACAAGGCAGATGATGAATACGGCGGGCGGCTTCCCGTCCATGTTAGGTGCTTACTTGATGAATTTGCGAATATCGGGCAGATACCAAAGTTTGAAAAGCTCATTGCAACGATACGGAGCCGGGAAATATCCGCGTCAATCATCTTGCAGAGCCAGTCACAGCTAAAGGCAATCTACAAGGACAACGCCGATACCATAGTCGGCAACTGCGACACCACGCTTTTCTTGGGCGGCAAGGAGAAAACCACCCTTAAAGAAATATCGGAAATTTTAGGAAAAGAAACGATAGACAGCTTTAACACTTCCGAAACAAGGGGGCGGGAGCTTTCGCATGGGCTGAACTATCAGAAATTGGGAAAGCAGCTTATGACGGAAGATGAAATTGCAGTCATGGACGGAGGGAAATGTATCTTGCAGCTACGAGGGGTGCGCCCGTTCTTTTCGGACAAATTCGACATAACGAAGCACCCGAAATACAAGTACCTGTCCGACGCAGACCCGAAGAACGCCTTTGACATGGAAAAGCACCTTAAACGCCGCCCCGCCATTGTCAAGCCCGACGAGGTTTTTGACTATTACGAGATTGACGCGGCAGACTTACAGGAGGACGCAGACCATGAGGAAACGTAG
- a CDS encoding IS110 family RNA-guided transposase, producing MIYVGIDVAKDKHDCFITNSDGEVLFKPFTISNNREGFETLFERISSVSDDLNKVKVGLEATGHYSYNLLGFLLDKGLPTYVINPLHTNLYRKSLSLRKTKTDKVDSRTIATMMMSDMNLKSYSNTSYHNEELKSLTRYRFDKVKERAKLKSSVSRLVCILFPELEKLVPTLHMASIYALLSEFPSADAVANAHLTRLSNLLSESSKGRYGKDTAVMFRDAARGSIGSHMPAKSLELKHTIKLIQELTIEINEIEAAIKRIMDEEIHSPILTIPGISYRMGAMIIAEIGDFSRFDSADKILAYAGMSPSTYQSGQLDNCYSHMEKRGSRYLRYALYNATKYVCQWDESFRVYLEKKRSEGKHYNVALSHTSKKLVRLIFALEKSGQAYLPTT from the coding sequence ATGATTTACGTTGGAATTGACGTTGCCAAAGATAAGCACGACTGCTTTATTACGAACTCAGATGGCGAAGTATTATTTAAGCCCTTTACCATCTCTAATAATCGCGAAGGTTTTGAAACCTTATTTGAAAGAATCTCATCCGTATCAGATGATTTAAACAAAGTAAAAGTAGGACTGGAAGCCACCGGACACTACAGTTACAATCTTCTGGGATTTCTTCTTGATAAAGGTTTGCCGACCTATGTTATCAATCCGTTACATACGAATCTTTACAGAAAAAGTCTCAGCCTTAGAAAGACGAAAACGGATAAAGTTGATTCCCGTACCATTGCTACTATGATGATGTCTGACATGAACTTAAAGTCCTACTCAAACACATCTTACCACAATGAGGAGCTAAAGTCACTCACTCGTTATCGTTTTGATAAAGTCAAAGAACGGGCAAAGCTGAAAAGTTCTGTTTCAAGACTTGTGTGTATTCTTTTCCCAGAACTGGAAAAACTCGTTCCTACGCTTCATATGGCATCCATTTATGCTTTACTTTCTGAATTTCCAAGTGCAGATGCTGTTGCAAACGCACACCTCACAAGGCTTTCCAACCTGCTCTCTGAAAGTTCTAAAGGCAGATATGGGAAAGATACTGCTGTCATGTTTCGTGACGCTGCAAGAGGTTCTATCGGTTCTCATATGCCTGCAAAGTCTTTGGAACTAAAACACACCATCAAGCTCATTCAGGAATTAACGATTGAGATTAATGAAATCGAAGCAGCCATCAAACGAATCATGGATGAAGAGATCCATTCTCCCATCCTTACCATTCCTGGTATCAGTTACCGGATGGGCGCAATGATCATTGCTGAGATTGGGGATTTCTCTCGTTTTGATTCCGCAGATAAGATACTCGCATATGCAGGAATGTCTCCCTCCACTTATCAATCGGGACAGTTAGATAACTGTTATTCCCATATGGAGAAACGAGGTTCCAGATACCTTCGGTATGCCCTTTACAATGCCACAAAATATGTCTGCCAGTGGGATGAATCCTTTCGTGTATATCTAGAAAAGAAACGTTCAGAAGGCAAGCATTATAATGTTGCATTATCTCATACCTCCAAGAAACTTGTGCGATTGATTTTTGCACTGGAAAAATCAGGACAAGCATACCTTCCAACAACTTAA
- a CDS encoding Maff2 family mobile element protein — translation MAFFNSAVDVLQTLVVALGAGLGIWGVINLMEGYGNDNPGAKSQGMKQLMAGGGVALIGMTLVPLLSSLFG, via the coding sequence ATGGCATTTTTCAATAGCGCAGTAGACGTTTTGCAGACCCTTGTTGTAGCACTTGGAGCCGGGCTTGGTATCTGGGGCGTAATCAATCTGATGGAGGGCTACGGCAATGACAATCCGGGCGCGAAGAGCCAGGGCATGAAGCAGCTTATGGCGGGCGGCGGCGTTGCCCTTATCGGCATGACCCTTGTACCGCTGCTTTCCAGCTTGTTCGGTTAA
- a CDS encoding VirB6/TrbL-like conjugal transfer protein, CD1112 family, which translates to MQSILDAINEWIKEILIGAINGNLSTMFGDVNEKVGTIAAEVGQTPQGWNANIFSMIQTLSENVIVPIAGLVITYVLCYELISMVTEKNNMHDVDTSMFFKWVFKAFVAVYLVTHTFDITMAVFDMAQHVVSGAAGVIGGSTEIDVAAALASMQDGLDAMEIPELLLLVMETSLVSLCMKIMSVLITVILYGRMIEIYLYCSVSPIPFATMTNREWGQIGNNYLKSLFAIGFQGFLIMICVGIYAVLVNNMIIADNLHSAIFSLAAYTVILCFSLFKSGALAKSIFSAH; encoded by the coding sequence ATGCAGAGCATACTTGACGCGATTAACGAATGGATAAAGGAAATCCTCATAGGAGCCATAAACGGTAATCTGTCAACTATGTTCGGGGACGTAAACGAGAAAGTCGGCACTATCGCCGCAGAGGTAGGGCAGACCCCGCAAGGGTGGAACGCAAATATATTCTCCATGATACAGACCCTTAGTGAGAATGTAATCGTACCCATTGCGGGGCTTGTCATTACCTACGTCCTATGCTATGAGCTTATCAGCATGGTAACGGAAAAGAACAATATGCACGACGTTGACACTTCCATGTTCTTCAAGTGGGTGTTCAAGGCGTTTGTGGCAGTCTACCTTGTGACGCACACCTTTGACATCACTATGGCGGTGTTCGATATGGCGCAGCACGTTGTTTCCGGCGCGGCGGGGGTAATCGGCGGCAGCACAGAGATTGATGTTGCCGCCGCCCTTGCTTCCATGCAGGACGGGCTTGACGCTATGGAAATCCCCGAACTGCTCTTACTTGTCATGGAAACAAGCCTTGTGAGCTTGTGCATGAAAATCATGTCCGTACTGATAACCGTTATCCTCTACGGGCGCATGATAGAGATTTACCTTTACTGTTCGGTATCGCCTATCCCGTTTGCAACAATGACGAACCGGGAATGGGGGCAGATAGGAAACAACTACCTCAAATCCCTGTTCGCTATCGGTTTTCAAGGCTTCCTCATTATGATATGCGTCGGCATTTACGCGGTTCTGGTAAACAACATGATAATAGCGGACAATCTGCACAGTGCGATATTCTCCCTTGCAGCCTATACCGTTATCCTCTGTTTCTCCCTGTTCAAATCCGGCGCACTGGCGAAGTCGATATTCTCCGCGCATTAG
- a CDS encoding PrgI family protein, translating to MAYVPVPKDLSKVKTKVAFNLTKRQIVCFAAALLFGLPLFFLLKDSTGTSLASMAMIAVMLPCFLFAMYEKHGQPLEVVVKNIIQTKFIAPKERPYRTDNFYSVLERQRKLEKEVSAIAKGNTKKQRGGKHKA from the coding sequence TTGGCGTATGTACCCGTACCCAAAGACTTATCCAAAGTCAAGACAAAAGTAGCGTTCAACCTTACCAAACGGCAGATTGTATGTTTTGCGGCGGCTCTCCTGTTCGGCTTGCCGCTTTTCTTTCTGCTCAAAGACAGCACAGGCACAAGCCTTGCGTCTATGGCTATGATTGCCGTCATGCTGCCCTGTTTCCTCTTTGCCATGTATGAGAAGCATGGACAGCCCCTTGAAGTGGTGGTGAAGAACATCATTCAGACGAAATTCATAGCCCCCAAAGAACGACCATACAGGACAGACAACTTTTATTCCGTCTTAGAACGGCAGAGAAAACTTGAAAAGGAGGTATCAGCGATTGCAAAAGGAAACACGAAGAAACAGCGCGGCGGGAAGCACAAAGCCTAA
- a CDS encoding VirB4-like conjugal transfer ATPase, CD1110 family, giving the protein MQKETRRNSAAGSTKPNPPRKLTRAEKKQIAEIIRQAKGDGKAHTAQQTIPYIQMYPDGICKVTGRKYSKTVAFEDINYQLAQADDKTAIFENWCDFLNYFDASVSVQLSFINQGTQRGEAEKAVNIPAQEDAFNSIRTEYRDMLKNQLAKGNNGLVKAKYITFAIEADSLGAAKSRLARIETDVLNNFKLLGVSARPMTGYERLKMLHGIFHPEGGQFAFDFSWLAPSGLSTKDFIAPSSFRFGEGRYFRMGRKIGAVSFLEILAPELNDRILSDILDLETGVIVNLHIHSIDQTEAIKTIKRKITDLDKMKIEEQKKAVRSGYDMDIIPSDLATFGSEAKNLLQDLQSRNERMFLLTFLVVNMADTKRKLENDVFAAAGIAQKNNCALTRLDYQQEAGLMSSVPLGENLIAIQRGLTTSSTAIFIPFITQELFQTGAALYYGLNALSNNMILCDRKQLKNPNGLILGTPGSGKSFAAKREMTNAFLITDDDIIICDPEAEYFSLVQRLDGQVIRLSPTGKGIDGKLQYVNPMDINLNYSEDDSPLALKSDFILSLCELVIGGKEGLQPVDKTVIDRAVRNVYRPFLADPDPEKMPILGDLYDELLKQPEPEAARIAAALELYVSGSLNVFNHRTNVELSNRLVCFDIKQLGKQLKKLGMLIVQDQVWNRVTVNRAERKSTRYFMDEFHLLLKEEQTAAYSVEIWKRFRKWGGIPTAITQNVKDLLASREVENIFENSDFVLMLNQAAGDRAILAKQLNISPQQMKYVTHTEAGEGLIFYGNVVLPFVDRFPKDTELYRVMTTKPEEVGEA; this is encoded by the coding sequence TTGCAAAAGGAAACACGAAGAAACAGCGCGGCGGGAAGCACAAAGCCTAACCCGCCCCGCAAGCTCACCCGCGCCGAGAAAAAGCAGATTGCGGAAATCATCAGACAGGCAAAGGGCGACGGGAAAGCGCACACCGCGCAGCAGACAATCCCCTATATCCAGATGTACCCGGACGGTATCTGCAAGGTTACGGGACGGAAATACTCAAAGACCGTCGCCTTTGAAGATATTAACTATCAGCTTGCACAGGCAGACGACAAGACCGCCATTTTTGAGAACTGGTGCGACTTCCTCAACTACTTTGACGCTTCCGTTTCGGTGCAGCTCTCTTTCATCAATCAGGGGACGCAGCGGGGCGAAGCGGAGAAAGCGGTCAATATCCCGGCACAGGAGGACGCTTTCAATTCTATCCGCACAGAATACCGGGATATGCTGAAAAACCAGCTTGCAAAGGGCAACAACGGGCTTGTCAAGGCAAAATACATCACCTTTGCCATTGAAGCCGACAGTCTGGGCGCGGCGAAATCCCGCCTTGCCCGTATCGAAACGGACGTACTCAACAACTTTAAGCTCTTGGGCGTGTCTGCCCGCCCCATGACAGGCTATGAACGCCTTAAAATGCTGCATGGCATTTTCCACCCGGAGGGCGGGCAGTTTGCCTTTGATTTTTCATGGCTTGCCCCGTCCGGGCTTTCCACAAAGGACTTTATCGCCCCGTCCTCTTTCCGTTTTGGCGAGGGGCGGTATTTCCGCATGGGGCGCAAAATCGGCGCGGTTTCATTCCTTGAAATCCTTGCGCCGGAATTAAACGACCGTATCTTATCCGACATTCTGGACTTGGAAACGGGCGTTATCGTCAATCTGCATATCCACAGTATCGACCAGACCGAAGCCATAAAGACAATCAAGCGGAAAATCACCGACCTTGACAAAATGAAAATCGAGGAACAGAAAAAGGCGGTACGCAGCGGCTATGACATGGATATAATCCCGTCCGACCTTGCCACGTTCGGCAGCGAAGCGAAAAATCTCTTACAGGACTTGCAGAGCCGCAACGAGCGTATGTTTCTGCTCACGTTCCTTGTGGTGAACATGGCAGACACAAAAAGGAAACTGGAAAATGACGTGTTCGCGGCGGCGGGCATTGCACAGAAGAACAACTGCGCCTTGACCCGCCTTGACTACCAACAGGAAGCGGGGCTTATGTCCTCTGTACCGCTTGGGGAGAACCTTATCGCCATACAGCGGGGGCTTACCACGTCAAGCACCGCTATCTTTATCCCCTTTATCACACAGGAGCTTTTCCAGACGGGCGCGGCTTTATACTATGGCTTGAACGCCCTTTCTAACAACATGATACTCTGCGACCGCAAGCAGCTTAAAAACCCCAACGGCTTAATCTTAGGAACGCCGGGAAGCGGGAAATCCTTTGCCGCCAAACGGGAAATGACAAACGCTTTCCTCATTACAGACGACGATATTATCATCTGCGACCCGGAAGCCGAGTATTTTTCCCTTGTGCAGCGGCTTGACGGGCAAGTGATACGCTTGTCGCCTACGGGCAAGGGCATTGACGGGAAGCTCCAGTATGTGAACCCTATGGATATTAACCTCAATTACAGCGAGGACGACAGCCCCCTTGCGCTGAAATCCGACTTTATCCTCTCCCTCTGCGAGCTTGTCATAGGCGGCAAGGAGGGCTTGCAGCCCGTCGATAAGACCGTCATTGACCGCGCCGTTAGGAACGTGTACCGCCCTTTCCTTGCAGACCCCGACCCGGAGAAAATGCCGATTTTGGGCGACCTCTACGACGAGCTTTTGAAGCAGCCGGAGCCGGAAGCGGCGCGTATCGCGGCGGCGTTGGAGCTTTATGTTTCCGGGAGCCTTAACGTCTTTAACCACAGGACGAATGTAGAGCTTTCAAACCGCCTTGTCTGCTTTGACATCAAGCAGCTTGGGAAGCAGCTCAAAAAATTAGGTATGCTCATTGTGCAGGACCAGGTATGGAACCGCGTCACCGTCAACCGGGCAGAAAGGAAATCCACCCGGTATTTTATGGACGAATTTCATCTTCTCTTGAAAGAGGAACAGACCGCCGCCTATTCCGTTGAAATCTGGAAGCGTTTCAGAAAATGGGGCGGCATACCCACAGCCATTACGCAGAACGTCAAGGATTTGCTTGCTTCCCGCGAAGTGGAGAATATCTTTGAAAACTCTGATTTTGTCCTCATGCTCAATCAGGCGGCGGGCGACCGGGCTATCCTTGCAAAGCAGCTCAACATCTCCCCGCAGCAGATGAAGTATGTCACCCACACCGAAGCGGGCGAGGGGCTTATCTTCTACGGAAACGTGGTGCTGCCCTTTGTAGACCGCTTCCCGAAAGACACCGAGCTTTACCGGGTAATGACGACGAAGCCGGAGGAAGTGGGCGAAGCATGA